Part of the Panicum virgatum strain AP13 chromosome 4N, P.virgatum_v5, whole genome shotgun sequence genome is shown below.
CATATGAGTTATGCCTGCCTACGATTACTTTATTTTATATAGCAAATGCGATGTCTTCAGAATACACATGATCACTACGTGAAAATCTCAAATAGATAACACGGCATTGGTAACGGACTTATATGGCCCGTTACTAAAAATATTAAAGACGTCCGTTACCAATGGGTCTATGTCCGTTACACAAAAAGTCTCCACGTCGCAGCCCAGCCTTATTGGTAACGGGTGTTAATTAACGCCCGTTACTTTTAATATTTGTGGTGACGCATCGTGGAATGACAGTTACCTATCACTGGTTCCGAACCCAAATTTTCATGTCAATCCCGTTAAATTCCGTCTCGCGTCCGCCCAGCGCCCACTGCGCCGTCCtcctcccatggcggcggcgccggccctcTGCCCCGTTCTCCTCCCACCTCCCGCGCCCtctcatggcggcggcgcccggcactccgagtccctcctcctccctcccccctcccattgcggaggcggtggcagaggcctgcgcggcggccagATCCACGTAGGACATGGAGGATATGCGGCGGCTGGCCCTCCGTCCCCCTCGTCCTCCCTTCTCCcgcgccctcccatggcggcggcggtggtggaggcctgcacggcggccatggcgaccgGATCCGCGCAGAGCATGGCGGATCTACGACGGTTGGTCCTCCGCTCCCtcgccctccctcctcccttcgATTCGAGTGCTCGCCGCCCACGGCGTGGACGCCGGCATGCGCACCGCCATCCATCGCAGGGCCGTCAAGGTCGTCCAGGTCACCAGCAATGCGCTCGCCCTCGTCAACGCCACGACAGAGGTGTTGCCCTTCCTCCCCATTAGCGTACAACAGAGGTAAGGCATGGTCTCTCCTGCCTTGTTCATGTTCGATGAAATGCATGGTGTGCAATAGATATGCTGTGAATGGCTTAAGTAGCTTTTGGTATATAAAATCTCAGAAATTCAGGTTGAAAACTATGTGTACAAAGTAGCATCAGAGACTTATCTGCTTGCAGTTCAATAGTCTATTTGGGTAAGTCCCACAATTTACTAAATATATCTAAGCTGTCTTTCCAATTAATTATCTACGATCTGCTGGGGCCTATGATACTGAGGAGGCAGCTGCTTGTGCATATCCCTGGTACCACATTAGCTGTCCTTTTTATTTTTAGGCAGaatcaaatatatttcataGTCATCTATATATATACTTTGCTGGAATCAACTAGCTAGCTCCAGTGTACTGGCATCACTATTTTACTTTGCTGGAATCTGGAAGTTGAGTGCCTTTGTTATATCCTAGTTTTTGTGTAGATCTTGATTCATGAGCtacttttttctttctcttgcaCTCATGGCCTCTTAGTAACCACTTAGTAAATTTGCCAAATGACTGTAATGCATTGTTGCTGATTAGTCATCTATTTCATATATTCCACGTTTACTTGCAGACTTCCATGGATTGAAAGTCAAATCACTGCTGGCTGATGATGCAGTACTAGAATTTCTAGTACAGGTAACTGAATCTTTCGTGGCCCATTCTTTTAAGTCATGCTATTTCTTTTTGGATGAAATAAGCAGGAGTATTTGTCATTGCATTTAAGTACTACGGCTTAGATATAACTCCTGCTTTGTGATTAGACCATCACTCCTACTTGCTTAGCCCATCTGATTAGACCGGTGCCTTTTGCTTGTTCTCAATCATTCTCCTTGGAACAGAAGGTAATAAAATTTTCTGTTTGTTCTTATAATTAGGAAGTGATAGCACTTGTGTGTTTTGCCACCACCGGCTTGATGAAGTTATGTCCAAACTGAAAGATCCAGATGCGGAGGTAATTGCTTTGTGCTGTTCATAATTTCAGACTTTCTGGACCCAACACTTCATTTTTTATGTCTGTAGTTTGAGATAATTCAAATTCTCATCAAGGAGTGCAATAAGATCGAAGGTCATGTCCAGCAGGTAAGCAATTTGGTACCTTTTTCCTACTATCCACTGATGTGCAAACTTTTGCTTAAATTGCAGAAATTTTAGATTTAGTCCCTGCAAGAACAAAAACTTGCATAAATGTTTATCCTTAGAACTGTGTGTATAAATCTGAAGTTTAATACTAGGAGCTGTTTTCTGCTTCTTTAGTTAATGTATTAGGCAAGCATGGCATGCATTTAATcatattattatcttgttgCCAGTGCAAGAGATTGGTCCTCCAATACATTCCCCTTATCATGGTCAATGGCGAGAAGTTCCTTGAGAAGAATAATGATGTGTGCGTACAAGCGTGTATGAATGTAACTGTGTGGATGTAATAaaagaatagaaaaaaaattgatttcTTTTTTTGTATTTTAATTCCACATAGGTATCGGGCATTACCATAATGCCCGTTACCTATAACTGTTGTTGGTAACGGGCATGTTGATGCTCGTTACCTATATTTTGTTATCGGTAACGGGTGTAATTGATGCCCGTTACTGATATTATGTTATTGGTAACGAGCATTGACTTATTGCCAGTTACTAATGACTGTTATTGGTCACGGGCAAATGTCCGTTACTGATGATGGGTCATTAGTAACGCCAAAAGGGTAACGGGTGCTTTGCCCGTTACCGATAGCAA
Proteins encoded:
- the LOC120669082 gene encoding uncharacterized protein LOC120669082; protein product: MRTAIHRRAVKVVQVTSNALALVNATTEVLPFLPISVQQSTRISSTGSDSTCVFCHHRLDEVMSKLKDPDAEFEIIQILIKECNKIEGHVQQCKRLVLQYIPLIMVNGEKFLEKNNDVCVQACMNVTVWM